In Chionomys nivalis chromosome 24, mChiNiv1.1, whole genome shotgun sequence, one genomic interval encodes:
- the Kcnmb3 gene encoding calcium-activated potassium channel subunit beta-3, producing MQPFSIPVQITLQGGRRRQGRPALAASGRSDGDPLKVHPKLPSSAGEDRAMLLGIVMMASSVPMFFLLGTTVLKPFMLSSNREESNCTTIHTHIAEDWLDFTFTCEGSCQDQGGYPCLQVFVNLTHSGQKVLLHYDDEAVRSNPKCFYTPKCHRDRNDLLNSARDIKEFFDNRNGTFTCFYSPDDQMGVVLRKSGHKVVFHCLFWPLLTLLGGALIVGLVRLTQHLSLQCEQYSTVLRVQSGGRAPSVGRRRASLCSVAQSQGRKRELRRRPQLSHPERLQLKT from the exons GCCAGCACTTGCAGCTTCAGGCAGAAGTGATGGAGACCCGCTGAAGGTGCACCCGAAACTTCCATCAAGCGCGGGAGAGGACCGTGCCATGCTGCTGGGCATCGTCATGATGGCCTCCTCTGTGCCAatgttcttcctgctggggacCACGGTGTTGAAGCCTTTCATGCTCAG CTCCAACAGAGAGGAGTCAAACTGCACCACCATCCACACGCACATTGCAGAGGACTGGCTGGACTTCACCTTTACCTGTGAGGGCAGCTGCCAGGACCAGGGTGGGTATCCCTGTCTGCAGGTGTTCGTAAATCTCACCCACTCAGGCCAGAAAGTGCTTCTCCACTACGATGATGAGGCCGTCAGAAGCAACCCCAAG TGCTTTTACACGCCCAAGTGTCACCGAGACAGGAATGATCTGCTCAACAGTGCCCGGGACATCAAGGAATTCTTCGATAACAGAAATGGAACTTTCACTTGCTTCTACAGTCCCGACGACCAGATGGGAGTTGTCCTGAGGAAGTCCGGCCACAAGGTTGTTTTTCATTGCTTATTTTGGCCTTTACTGACTTTGCTGGGCGGGGCCCTGATTGTTGGCTTGGTGAGGCTGACACAGCATCTGTCCCTTCAGTGTGAGCAGTACAGCACAGTGCTGAGAGttcagtcaggaggcagagcaccTTCCGTGGGCAGGCGCAGGGCTTCGCTGTGCAGTGTGGCACAGAgccaggggaggaagagagagctgAGGAGGCGGCCCCAGCTCTCCCACCCCGAGAGGCTCCAGCTGAAGACTTGA